Proteins found in one Mesorhizobium sp. CAU 1732 genomic segment:
- the pncB gene encoding nicotinate phosphoribosyltransferase, translated as MPKTDIARRVYNHTWKLDPIVRSLLDTDFYKLLMLQMIWGVYRDVNATFSLINRTRSVRLADEIDEQELRAQLDHARTLRFSKKEMIWLGGNTFYGRKQIFEPDFLAWLENFRLPEYELSKRDGQYELHFHGRWHDTTMWEIPALAIINELRSRSALKSMGPFALDVTYARAKAKVWEKVERLRRHPEIRISDFGTRRRHSFLWQRWCVEALKEGIGESFTGTSNVLLAMDTDLEALGTNAHELPMVLAALAENDDALRAAPYTVLQAWQKYYGGNLLIVLPDAFGTASFLRNAPDWIADWTGFRPDSAPPIEGGERIIEWWRERGRDPREKLLIFSDGLDVDTIEKAYLHFRGKVRMAFGWGTNLTNDFEDCAPAHNDALRAISLVCKVTLANGRPAVKLSDNPEKATGDPAEIERYIKVFGGDARVRQPVLV; from the coding sequence ATGCCCAAGACTGATATCGCCCGTCGGGTCTACAACCACACATGGAAGCTCGATCCGATCGTGCGTTCCCTGCTCGACACGGACTTCTACAAGCTGTTGATGCTTCAGATGATATGGGGGGTCTACCGCGATGTGAACGCGACGTTTTCCCTGATCAACCGCACCAGATCGGTCAGGCTTGCCGACGAGATCGACGAGCAGGAATTGCGGGCACAGCTCGACCATGCCCGCACGCTGCGCTTTTCCAAGAAGGAGATGATCTGGCTCGGCGGCAACACGTTCTACGGCCGCAAGCAGATCTTCGAACCCGACTTCCTCGCTTGGCTGGAGAATTTCAGGCTTCCCGAATACGAACTGTCCAAGCGCGACGGCCAGTACGAGCTGCATTTCCACGGCCGCTGGCATGACACCACGATGTGGGAAATCCCCGCGCTGGCGATCATCAACGAACTGCGATCACGCTCGGCGCTCAAGTCGATGGGTCCCTTCGCGCTCGACGTCACCTATGCCCGTGCCAAGGCGAAAGTCTGGGAGAAGGTCGAGCGGCTCAGGCGGCATCCCGAAATCCGCATCTCCGATTTCGGGACGCGCCGCCGCCACTCCTTCCTGTGGCAGCGCTGGTGCGTGGAAGCGCTGAAGGAAGGTATCGGCGAATCCTTCACGGGCACGTCCAACGTGCTTCTGGCCATGGACACCGACCTAGAGGCGCTCGGCACGAATGCGCATGAGCTTCCGATGGTTCTGGCGGCCCTTGCGGAAAATGACGATGCGTTGCGCGCAGCCCCCTACACCGTGCTTCAGGCCTGGCAGAAATACTACGGCGGCAATCTGCTGATCGTCCTGCCTGACGCGTTCGGCACGGCCTCGTTTCTGCGGAACGCGCCGGACTGGATTGCCGACTGGACGGGCTTCCGCCCGGACAGCGCACCGCCGATCGAGGGCGGCGAGCGGATCATCGAGTGGTGGCGCGAGCGCGGACGCGATCCGCGCGAGAAGCTGCTGATCTTCTCGGACGGACTGGACGTCGATACGATCGAGAAGGCGTATCTGCATTTTCGCGGAAAGGTGCGGATGGCGTTCGGCTGGGGGACGAACCTCACCAACGATTTCGAGGATTGCGCCCCGGCCCACAACGATGCGCTGCGCGCCATCTCTCTGGTCTGCAAGGTGACGCTCGCCAACGGCAGGCCGGCCGTCAAGCTTTCCGACAATCCGGAAAAAGCGACCGGCGATCCAGCCGAAATCGAACGCTATATCAAAGTGTTCGGTGGCGATGCTCGCGTAAGACAACCAGTTCTTGTCTAG
- a CDS encoding aldo/keto reductase: MEKRRLGRTDLFVTKICLGTMTFGEQNTEAEGHAQLDLALDRGVNFIDTAELYPIPPKAETQGATERFIGNWMKERGNRDKVILATKVVGRTANEWFRGGRPSKLVRADIMDAIDKSLAKLQTDHVDLYQIHFPDRLVPWGSSPTRIGEWPAKRADDETPIAETLAVFEDLVKAGKIRHLGLSNESAWGVMTFVKEAERGAGPRVASLQNAYNLVNRTFEVNLAEVSDREDVSLLAYSPLAQGYLTGKYDDGALPEGSRKQLYNRLQRYETAGAADAHKAYNQCARDFGMDPALFANAFVTHQPFVASNIIGATSIAQLETALASADVKWTSEMQAAVDAIHQQRGNPCP, encoded by the coding sequence ATGGAAAAGCGCAGGCTTGGCCGCACCGACTTGTTCGTTACGAAGATCTGCCTCGGCACGATGACCTTCGGCGAGCAGAATACGGAGGCCGAAGGCCATGCGCAGCTCGATCTGGCGCTCGATCGTGGCGTGAATTTCATCGATACGGCCGAACTCTACCCGATCCCGCCAAAGGCGGAGACGCAAGGGGCGACCGAGCGTTTCATCGGCAACTGGATGAAGGAGCGCGGCAACCGCGACAAGGTCATCCTCGCGACCAAGGTGGTCGGGCGCACGGCCAACGAATGGTTCCGGGGCGGCCGTCCGTCCAAGCTTGTTCGCGCCGACATCATGGATGCGATCGACAAGTCGCTGGCCAAATTGCAGACCGACCACGTCGATCTCTATCAGATCCACTTCCCCGATCGGCTCGTGCCGTGGGGTTCGAGCCCGACCCGCATCGGGGAATGGCCGGCCAAAAGAGCAGACGACGAGACCCCGATCGCCGAGACGCTTGCCGTTTTCGAAGACCTCGTGAAAGCAGGTAAGATCAGGCATCTGGGCCTGTCGAACGAGAGTGCCTGGGGCGTCATGACGTTCGTCAAGGAAGCGGAACGCGGGGCAGGGCCGCGCGTCGCGTCGCTCCAGAATGCCTACAACCTCGTCAACAGGACATTCGAGGTGAATTTGGCGGAAGTTAGCGATCGCGAGGACGTCTCCCTGCTTGCCTATTCGCCGCTGGCTCAGGGGTATCTGACCGGCAAGTACGACGATGGCGCCTTGCCGGAAGGATCGCGCAAGCAGCTCTACAACCGGCTTCAGCGCTACGAGACCGCCGGCGCTGCCGATGCACACAAGGCCTACAACCAGTGCGCCCGCGACTTCGGCATGGACCCGGCGCTGTTCGCCAATGCCTTCGTCACGCATCAGCCTTTCGTCGCTTCGAATATCATCGGCGCCACGAGCATCGCCCAACTCGAGACGGCGCTCGCCTCGGCCGACGTGAAATGGACGAGCGAAATGCAGGCAGCGGTGGACGCGATCCATCAGCAGCGCGGCAATCCATGCCCTTGA
- a CDS encoding DNA topoisomerase IB: MLDQSGSDLSELREPSRAAESVSLVYSSDEEPGFRRKRAGRGFFYVTAKGGKLTDAKHLHRIRMLAIPPAWTDVWIAANPDGHLQATGRDVKGRKQYRYHERWAACRDAVKFSGLASFAESLPTLRGAVDSDLRRRGLPCERVIASVVWLLDNTMIRVGNAAYARDNGSFGLTTLKSRHLEIEGAKLRFSFKGKSGKEWRLKLVDRRIAGVMRSIQELPGQHLFQYQDEDGDRRSVRSEDVNAYIRDAIGAEFSSKHFRTWGGTVHAATLLSTTPLPETKTARNRTLNGVIDTVAAKLGNTRAVCRSCYIHPDILDAWQAGNLTDEIAAARRSWRKLPDGFDEEEMTVLRWLQR, translated from the coding sequence ATGCTCGATCAGTCAGGTAGCGATCTGTCCGAACTGCGCGAGCCGTCGCGTGCGGCGGAAAGCGTCTCCCTCGTCTACTCGAGCGACGAGGAACCGGGGTTTCGTCGCAAACGCGCCGGACGCGGCTTTTTCTACGTGACGGCCAAGGGCGGCAAGCTGACCGACGCAAAGCACCTGCATCGCATCCGAATGCTCGCCATCCCGCCGGCATGGACGGACGTCTGGATCGCCGCGAACCCGGACGGCCACCTGCAAGCCACGGGCCGCGACGTCAAGGGCCGCAAGCAGTACCGCTATCATGAGCGTTGGGCCGCCTGCCGCGACGCCGTGAAATTTTCGGGCCTGGCGAGTTTTGCGGAGTCCCTGCCGACCCTGCGCGGCGCGGTGGATAGCGATCTGCGGCGCCGGGGCCTGCCATGCGAGCGCGTCATCGCCTCCGTCGTCTGGCTGCTGGACAACACGATGATCCGCGTCGGCAACGCCGCCTATGCGCGAGACAATGGAAGCTTCGGCCTGACCACGCTCAAATCCCGCCACCTCGAGATCGAGGGCGCAAAGCTGCGGTTCTCGTTCAAGGGCAAATCGGGCAAGGAATGGCGGCTCAAGCTGGTCGACCGCCGCATCGCCGGCGTGATGCGCTCGATACAGGAATTGCCCGGCCAGCATCTCTTCCAGTATCAGGATGAGGACGGCGATCGCCGCAGCGTCCGATCAGAGGACGTCAACGCCTATATTCGCGATGCGATCGGCGCTGAATTTTCCTCCAAGCATTTTCGCACCTGGGGCGGCACGGTTCATGCCGCAACGCTGCTGTCGACAACGCCCCTGCCCGAGACGAAAACCGCCCGAAACCGGACGCTGAATGGCGTGATCGATACCGTGGCGGCGAAACTCGGCAACACGCGCGCGGTCTGCCGCAGTTGCTACATCCACCCGGACATCCTCGATGCCTGGCAGGCCGGCAACCTCACTGACGAAATCGCCGCTGCCCGGCGCTCGTGGCGCAAATTGCCGGATGGGTTCGACGAGGAAGAGATGACCGTGCTGCGCTGGTTGCAGAGGTAG
- a CDS encoding protein-tyrosine phosphatase family protein encodes MIYVCSMTKVADTVQLAGAARLVTLLNAGTPFERPASILATNHLFLSMNDIVQELPDMVAPSQDHVATLLEFVRDWDREAPLVINCFAGISRSTAAAYISAAALAPDRDEVELALTLRRLAPSATPNARLVRHADFLLGREGRMVAAIEAIGRGADAYEGTPFCLALEP; translated from the coding sequence ATGATTTACGTTTGCTCCATGACGAAGGTGGCCGATACCGTCCAGTTGGCCGGTGCTGCGCGGCTGGTGACGCTTCTCAATGCCGGCACGCCATTCGAGCGTCCGGCGTCCATCCTGGCCACGAATCATCTGTTCCTGTCGATGAACGACATCGTCCAGGAACTGCCGGACATGGTCGCGCCGTCACAGGACCATGTCGCGACTCTGCTGGAGTTCGTGCGCGACTGGGATCGCGAGGCGCCGCTGGTCATCAACTGTTTTGCCGGAATAAGCCGTTCGACGGCGGCCGCCTATATCAGCGCGGCGGCTCTGGCGCCGGACCGCGACGAGGTCGAACTGGCGCTGACGCTTCGGCGTCTGGCGCCGTCTGCGACGCCCAATGCGCGGCTGGTCCGTCATGCCGACTTCCTTCTTGGCCGCGAAGGGCGCATGGTGGCCGCGATCGAAGCGATTGGACGCGGTGCCGACGCGTATGAAGGCACGCCGTTCTGCCTCGCTTTGGAGCCGTGA
- a CDS encoding NADH-quinone oxidoreductase subunit A: MSELLSSYLPIVIFIGVALVVGLALIAAPFLVAYRNPDPEKLSAYECGFNAFDDARMKFDIRFYLVAILFIIFDLEVAFLFPWAVAFGEIGWLGFSSMMVFLGVLTIGFVYEWKKGALEWD, from the coding sequence ATGAGCGAACTTCTCAGTTCCTACCTTCCCATCGTCATCTTCATCGGGGTCGCCCTGGTGGTCGGTCTGGCGCTGATCGCAGCGCCTTTCCTGGTTGCCTACCGCAATCCCGATCCGGAAAAGCTGTCGGCCTATGAGTGCGGCTTCAACGCCTTCGACGACGCACGCATGAAGTTCGACATCCGCTTCTATCTCGTCGCCATCCTCTTCATCATCTTCGATCTCGAAGTGGCCTTTCTGTTCCCGTGGGCGGTGGCCTTCGGCGAAATCGGCTGGCTCGGCTTCTCGTCCATGATGGTGTTCCTGGGCGTGCTGACGATCGGATTTGTCTACGAGTGGAAAAAGGGAGCGCTGGAATGGGATTGA
- a CDS encoding NADH-quinone oxidoreductase subunit B — translation MGLNDGSTTLIAPRPKGIIDPGTGKPVGHDDPFFGGINDELSDKGFVVTSSEALITWARSGSLMFMTFGLACCAVEMIHTSMPRYDSERFGVAPRASPRQSDIMIVAGTLTNKMAPALRKVYDQMPEPRYVISMGSCANGGGYYHYSYSVVRGCDRVVPVDIYVPGCPPTAEALLYGILLLQKKIRRTGTIER, via the coding sequence ATGGGATTGAACGACGGTTCCACGACGCTCATAGCGCCGCGCCCCAAGGGCATCATCGATCCGGGAACCGGCAAGCCGGTCGGCCACGACGATCCGTTCTTCGGCGGCATCAACGACGAACTCTCCGACAAGGGTTTTGTCGTCACCTCGTCCGAGGCGCTGATCACGTGGGCTCGTTCTGGCTCGCTGATGTTCATGACCTTCGGTCTTGCATGCTGTGCGGTCGAGATGATCCACACCTCGATGCCGCGCTATGACAGCGAGCGCTTCGGCGTCGCGCCGCGCGCGTCTCCGCGCCAGTCGGACATCATGATCGTCGCCGGCACGCTGACCAACAAGATGGCGCCCGCACTCCGCAAGGTCTACGACCAGATGCCGGAGCCGCGCTACGTCATCTCTATGGGTTCGTGCGCCAATGGCGGCGGCTACTATCACTATTCCTATTCTGTCGTGCGTGGCTGCGACCGCGTTGTGCCGGTCGACATCTACGTGCCGGGCTGCCCGCCCACGGCGGAAGCTCTGCTCTACGGCATTCTTCTTCTGCAGAAGAAGATCCGCCGCACGGGCACGATCGAGCGCTAG
- a CDS encoding NADH-quinone oxidoreductase subunit C, with protein sequence MSEALNDLSSYIGERLGAKLESASVSFGELTLTVDAASIVDVLTFLKNDVQCQFISIIDICGADYPMRVKRFDVVYHLLSPRQNQRIRVKVLADEDTLIPSATAVYVGADWFEREAYDLYGILFTGHPDLRRLLTDYGFEGHPLRKDFPLTGFVEVRYDDEIKRVVYEPVELKQEFRNFDFLSPWEGTDYVLPGDEKAKPN encoded by the coding sequence ATGAGTGAAGCCCTCAACGACCTGTCCTCCTACATTGGCGAGCGCCTCGGCGCGAAGCTGGAAAGCGCATCCGTCTCGTTCGGCGAACTGACGCTGACGGTCGATGCCGCATCGATCGTGGACGTGCTGACGTTCTTGAAGAACGACGTCCAATGCCAGTTCATTTCGATCATCGACATCTGCGGTGCCGATTACCCGATGCGCGTCAAGCGCTTCGACGTGGTCTATCACCTGCTGTCGCCGCGTCAGAACCAGCGCATCCGGGTGAAGGTTCTGGCCGACGAGGACACGCTGATCCCGTCCGCGACCGCCGTCTATGTGGGGGCCGACTGGTTTGAGCGCGAGGCCTATGATCTCTACGGCATTCTCTTCACAGGTCACCCGGATCTGCGCCGTCTTTTGACCGATTACGGTTTCGAGGGCCATCCGCTGCGCAAGGACTTCCCGCTGACAGGTTTCGTCGAGGTTCGCTACGACGACGAGATCAAGCGCGTGGTCTACGAGCCGGTGGAGCTCAAGCAGGAATTCCGCAACTTCGATTTTCTCTCGCCATGGGAGGGCACGGATTACGTGCTGCCCGGCGATGAAAAAGCCAAGCCGAACTGA
- a CDS encoding NADH-quinone oxidoreductase subunit D: protein MAETSVRNFNINFGPQHPAAHGVLRLVLELDGEVVDRVDPHIGLLHRGTEKLMENKTYLQAIPYLDRLDYCAPMNQEHAFAIAVERLLGIEVPIRGQLIRVLYAEMGRIMSHILNVTTQAMDVGALTPPLWGFVEREKLMVFYERASGSRMHAAYFRPGGVHQDLPEKLIEDIGRWIDPFLKALDDLDNLLTPNRIFKQRNVDIGIVSLEDAWAWGFSGVMVRGSGAAWDLRKSQPYECYSEMEFDIPIGKNGDCYDRYLIRMEEMRQSAEIMRQCVNRLLGKDKVGPVSTMDGKVVPPKRDAMKRSMEALIHHFKLYTEGYRVPAGEVYAAVEAPKGEFGVYLVSDGTNKPYRCKLRAPGFAHLQAMDFLCRGHLLADVTAVLGSLDIVFGEVDR, encoded by the coding sequence ATGGCCGAGACATCCGTCCGCAATTTCAACATCAACTTTGGACCGCAGCATCCGGCCGCGCACGGCGTTTTGCGCCTTGTGCTCGAGCTCGATGGCGAGGTCGTGGATCGCGTCGATCCGCATATCGGCCTTTTGCATCGCGGCACCGAGAAGCTGATGGAGAACAAGACGTATCTCCAGGCGATTCCCTATCTCGACCGTCTCGATTATTGCGCGCCGATGAATCAGGAGCACGCCTTCGCGATCGCGGTGGAGCGTCTGCTGGGCATCGAAGTGCCGATCCGTGGCCAGCTCATCCGCGTGCTCTATGCGGAAATGGGCCGCATCATGAGCCACATTCTGAATGTCACGACGCAGGCCATGGACGTCGGCGCGCTTACGCCGCCGCTCTGGGGTTTCGTCGAGCGCGAAAAGCTGATGGTGTTCTACGAACGCGCGTCGGGTTCGCGTATGCATGCGGCTTATTTCCGGCCGGGCGGAGTCCATCAGGACCTGCCGGAGAAGCTCATCGAGGACATCGGCAGATGGATCGACCCGTTCCTGAAAGCCCTCGACGATCTCGACAATCTGCTCACGCCGAACCGCATCTTCAAGCAGCGCAACGTCGATATCGGCATCGTGTCGCTGGAAGACGCCTGGGCGTGGGGTTTCTCGGGCGTGATGGTGCGTGGCTCGGGTGCTGCGTGGGATCTGCGCAAGTCGCAGCCCTACGAGTGCTACTCGGAGATGGAATTCGACATTCCGATCGGCAAGAACGGCGACTGCTACGACCGCTATCTCATTCGCATGGAAGAGATGCGCCAGTCGGCCGAGATCATGCGCCAGTGCGTCAACCGCCTTCTCGGCAAGGACAAGGTCGGACCGGTCTCGACCATGGACGGCAAGGTCGTGCCGCCCAAGCGCGATGCGATGAAGCGCTCGATGGAAGCGCTGATCCATCATTTCAAGCTCTACACCGAGGGTTATCGCGTACCGGCCGGCGAAGTCTACGCGGCTGTCGAGGCGCCCAAGGGCGAATTCGGCGTCTATCTCGTGTCCGACGGGACCAACAAGCCCTATCGCTGCAAGCTGCGCGCGCCCGGTTTCGCGCATCTTCAAGCGATGGATTTCCTGTGCAGGGGCCATCTGCTCGCCGACGTGACGGCGGTGCTCGGCTCCCTCGATATCGTGTTTGGTGAGGTCGACCGCTAA
- a CDS encoding NADH-quinone oxidoreductase subunit E: protein MSVRRLAEASVQPASFAFNKANVTWARNTIKKYPKGREQSAVIPLLMRAQEQDGWVTKSAIEHVADMLEMPYIRVLEVATFYTQFQLKPVGTRAHVQVCGTTPCMLRGSEALMDVCRSRIHHDQFHTNASGTLSWEEVECLGACVNAPMVMIFKDAYEDLTPERLEQIIDEFDAGRGSSVPAGPQNGRVYSAPMSGLTSLSDENAVLKSTRDKQAKTAGRDQKAAATQADAAVAPSQAAKPRTDAPETNPALKSPSKVKVAPEKEAAASVAAPAENKAAADQAEPSVEKTVKQRKHSGKAADDKAFRAPGTLDDEAIGASAARGAGTNAGRSSKPAPVGKPSPDAPRDNAAAAAPAASIADKNRPAGMDKPASPDDLQLISGVGPKIEGILHSLGIYTYAQVASWKKAERDWVDGYLRFHGRIEREDWVKQAKALAKGGEAEYIRVFGKKPR from the coding sequence ATGTCAGTCCGCCGTCTCGCAGAAGCCAGCGTCCAGCCAGCCAGCTTTGCCTTCAACAAGGCGAACGTTACCTGGGCACGCAATACGATCAAGAAGTACCCCAAGGGCCGCGAGCAATCAGCCGTGATCCCGCTGCTCATGCGTGCGCAAGAGCAGGATGGCTGGGTCACGAAGTCGGCGATCGAGCACGTCGCCGACATGCTTGAGATGCCCTACATCCGGGTTCTCGAGGTCGCGACCTTCTACACGCAGTTCCAGTTGAAGCCGGTCGGCACGCGGGCGCACGTCCAGGTTTGCGGGACGACGCCGTGCATGCTGCGCGGCTCGGAAGCGTTGATGGATGTCTGCCGCTCCAGAATCCACCACGACCAGTTCCACACCAATGCCTCGGGCACGCTGTCTTGGGAGGAAGTGGAGTGCCTGGGCGCGTGCGTGAACGCGCCGATGGTCATGATCTTCAAGGACGCCTATGAGGATCTGACGCCGGAGCGGCTTGAGCAGATCATCGACGAGTTCGATGCCGGCCGTGGCTCCAGCGTACCGGCAGGCCCGCAGAATGGTCGTGTCTATTCGGCCCCGATGTCCGGTCTGACGTCGCTGTCGGATGAGAATGCGGTGTTGAAGTCGACCCGCGACAAGCAGGCCAAGACTGCCGGCCGCGACCAGAAGGCCGCAGCCACGCAGGCCGACGCTGCCGTCGCTCCTTCGCAGGCCGCCAAGCCGAGGACCGATGCGCCGGAGACGAACCCGGCGCTCAAATCGCCGTCCAAGGTGAAGGTCGCTCCTGAAAAGGAAGCCGCGGCGAGCGTCGCGGCACCCGCCGAGAACAAGGCTGCCGCCGATCAGGCCGAGCCTTCGGTCGAAAAGACGGTCAAGCAGCGCAAGCATTCCGGCAAGGCGGCCGACGATAAGGCTTTCCGTGCGCCGGGAACGCTCGACGATGAAGCCATCGGCGCAAGCGCCGCGCGTGGCGCCGGCACGAACGCGGGACGTTCGAGCAAGCCTGCGCCCGTCGGCAAGCCGTCGCCCGACGCGCCGCGCGACAACGCTGCCGCTGCTGCACCAGCGGCATCGATCGCGGACAAGAACCGCCCGGCAGGCATGGACAAGCCCGCCTCGCCGGACGATCTCCAGCTCATCTCGGGCGTTGGCCCGAAGATCGAGGGCATCCTGCACTCGCTCGGCATCTACACCTACGCGCAGGTCGCGTCGTGGAAGAAGGCAGAGCGTGATTGGGTGGATGGATATTTGCGCTTCCACGGCCGTATCGAGCGGGAAGACTGGGTGAAGCAGGCGAAGGCGCTCGCAAAGGGCGGCGAAGCGGAATACATCCGCGTCTTCGGCAAGAAGCCGCGTTGA
- the nuoF gene encoding NADH-quinone oxidoreductase subunit NuoF, translating into MLQDKDRIFTNIYGRFDKSLAGAMRRGHWDDTAGLIAKGRDWIINEMKASGLRGRGGAGFPTGLKWSFMPKETDGRPHYLVVNADESEPGTCKDREILRHDPHTLVEGCLIAGFAMGAHTAYIYVRGEFIREREALQRAIDEAYDAGLLGKGNTNGWDFDVYVHHGAGAYICGEETALLESLEGKKGQPRLKPPFPANVGLYGCPTTVNNVESIAVAPTILRRGASWFSSFGRPNNVGTKLFCISGHVNNPTTVEEAMSIPFRELIDKHCGGIRGGWDNLLAVIPGGSSVPLVPAEQIIDTPMDFDSLRDLRSGLGTAAVIVMDKSTDIVKAIARLSYFYKHESCGQCTPCREGTGWMWRVMERLVRGEAQKREIDMLLDVTKQVEGHTICALGDAAAWPIQGLIRHFRPEIERRIDEFTRNSHRAEPVLVAAE; encoded by the coding sequence ATGCTGCAGGACAAGGACCGCATCTTCACCAACATCTACGGCCGCTTCGACAAGTCGCTGGCCGGCGCGATGCGTCGCGGACACTGGGACGATACGGCCGGGCTTATCGCCAAGGGGCGCGACTGGATCATCAACGAGATGAAGGCGTCGGGACTGCGCGGGCGCGGTGGCGCCGGCTTCCCGACCGGTCTCAAATGGTCGTTCATGCCCAAGGAGACCGACGGCCGCCCGCATTATCTGGTCGTCAACGCTGACGAGTCGGAACCCGGCACGTGCAAGGACCGCGAAATCCTGCGCCATGATCCGCATACGCTGGTCGAGGGCTGCCTGATCGCCGGTTTCGCGATGGGCGCGCATACAGCGTATATCTACGTGCGCGGCGAGTTCATCCGCGAGCGCGAGGCGCTCCAGCGCGCCATCGACGAGGCCTATGACGCCGGCCTGCTCGGCAAGGGCAACACCAACGGGTGGGATTTCGACGTCTACGTGCATCACGGCGCGGGCGCCTATATCTGCGGCGAGGAAACGGCGCTGCTGGAAAGCCTCGAGGGCAAGAAGGGCCAGCCGCGCCTGAAGCCGCCATTCCCGGCGAATGTCGGCCTCTATGGCTGCCCGACGACCGTCAACAATGTCGAGTCGATCGCGGTCGCGCCGACGATCCTGCGTCGCGGCGCGTCGTGGTTCTCGTCGTTCGGCCGTCCGAACAATGTCGGCACCAAGCTCTTCTGCATCTCCGGCCACGTCAACAACCCGACGACGGTCGAAGAGGCGATGTCGATCCCGTTCCGCGAGTTGATCGACAAGCATTGCGGCGGCATTCGCGGCGGCTGGGACAATCTGCTCGCCGTTATTCCGGGCGGTTCGTCCGTTCCGCTGGTTCCGGCCGAACAGATCATCGACACGCCGATGGACTTCGATTCGCTGCGCGATCTGCGCTCCGGTCTCGGCACGGCGGCGGTGATCGTGATGGACAAATCGACCGACATCGTGAAGGCGATCGCGCGGCTGTCCTACTTCTACAAGCATGAGAGCTGCGGCCAGTGCACGCCATGCCGCGAAGGCACCGGCTGGATGTGGCGCGTGATGGAACGTCTGGTGCGCGGCGAGGCGCAGAAGCGCGAGATCGACATGCTGCTCGACGTGACCAAGCAGGTGGAAGGCCACACGATCTGTGCGCTGGGTGATGCGGCGGCATGGCCGATCCAGGGCCTGATCCGTCACTTCCGTCCCGAGATCGAGCGCCGCATCGACGAGTTCACCCGTAACAGCCACCGCGCCGAGCCGGTGCTGGTCGCTGCCGAATAG
- a CDS encoding NADH-ubiquinone dehydrogenase: MSKPSMPNGMMPDMKQFEDMTKAYQATMPQEFAGAANLLAHPVAGAAAMGALGLGVMGHVFGMWMGAMAGAAEASQRLMDGSFEPAASPADPKPAKLTLVSSLPESKFVRAPAAKAAKAKRANAPRVAAPKAVKAETVAATSTMVKPKAAAAPAKPDDLKGIAGIGPKLETVLNGLGLWTFGQIAALDVPEIAWLDDHLGFAGRIGRDDWVGQAKTLGEANGTGTSGI, from the coding sequence ATGTCCAAGCCTTCGATGCCCAACGGAATGATGCCTGACATGAAGCAGTTCGAAGATATGACGAAGGCCTATCAGGCCACGATGCCGCAGGAGTTCGCCGGTGCGGCGAACCTGCTCGCGCATCCGGTCGCGGGCGCGGCTGCCATGGGCGCGCTTGGTCTGGGCGTGATGGGGCACGTCTTCGGCATGTGGATGGGCGCGATGGCAGGGGCGGCTGAAGCCTCGCAGCGTCTGATGGACGGAAGCTTCGAGCCGGCCGCGTCGCCTGCTGACCCGAAGCCCGCGAAGCTGACGCTCGTTTCGTCGCTGCCGGAATCGAAGTTTGTGCGTGCGCCTGCGGCGAAAGCCGCGAAGGCAAAACGCGCAAATGCGCCACGCGTGGCTGCACCGAAGGCGGTGAAGGCTGAAACGGTTGCGGCGACCTCGACGATGGTCAAGCCCAAGGCAGCGGCCGCGCCTGCGAAACCTGACGATCTGAAGGGGATTGCGGGCATAGGCCCGAAACTCGAGACGGTTCTGAACGGGCTCGGCCTGTGGACATTCGGCCAGATCGCGGCGCTCGACGTCCCGGAGATTGCCTGGCTCGACGACCATCTGGGCTTCGCCGGCCGTATCGGACGCGACGACTGGGTCGGGCAGGCGAAGACGCTTGGCGAAGCGAACGGGACGGGTACGTCCGGGATTTGA